The Streptomyces durmitorensis genome contains the following window.
AGGATAGGTGGGAGACTTTGAAGCGGGCACGCCAGTGTTCGTGGAGTCAACGTTGAAATACCACTCTGGTCGTGCTGGATGTCTAACCTGGGTCCGTGATCCGGATCAGGGACAGTGTCTGATGGGTAGTTTAACTGGGGCGGTTGCCTCCTAAAGAGTAACGGAGGCGCCCAAAGGTTCCCTCAGCCTGGTTGGTAATCAGGTGTTGAGTGTAAGTGCACAAGGGAGCTTGACTGTGAGACCGACGGGTCGAGCAGGGACGAAAGTCGGGACTAGTGATCCGGCGGTGGCTTGTGGAAGCGCCGTCGCTCAACGGATAAAAGGTACCCCGGGGATAACAGGCTGATCTTCCCCAAGAGTCCATATCGACGGGATGGTTTGGCACCTCGATGTCGGCTCGTCGCATCCTGGGGCTGGAGTCGGTCCCAAGGGTTGGGCTGTTCGCCCATTAAAGCGGTACGCGAGCTGGGTTTAGAACGTCGTGAGACAGTTCGGTCCCTATCCGCTGTGCGCGTAGGAATATTGAGAAGGGCTGTCCCTAGTACGAGAGGACCGGGACGGACGAACCTCTGGTGTGCCAGTTGTCCTGCCAAGGGCATGGCTGGTTGGCTACGTTCGGAAAGGATAACCGCTGAAAGCATCTAAGCGGGAAGCCTGCTTCGAGATGAGTATTCCCACCCCTTGAGGGGTTAAGGCTCCCAGTAGACGACTGGGTTGATAGGCCAGATCTGGAAGCCCGGCAACGGGTGGAGGTGACTGGTACTAATAGGCCGAGGGCTTGTCCTCAGTTGCTCGCGTCCACTGTGTTGGTTCTGAAACCACGAACAACCCCGTATGTCGGGCCACGACTACGGTGCGGTTGACAGTTTCATAGTGTTTCGGTGGTCATAGCGTGAGGGAAACGCCCGGTTACATTCCGAACCCGGAAGCTAAGCCTCACAGCGCCGATGGTACTGCAGGGGGGACCCTGTGGGAGAGTAGGACGCCGCCGAACTATTATTAACGGGAAACCCCCGCACCCTCTGGGTGCGGGGGTTTTCTGCGTTCCAGACCCATGTTCCAGACCCATGTTCCAGACCCATTCTTACTCCGGGCTCACCAATTTCGTGTCGTACGCGAGAATCACCGCCTGCACCCGGTCCCTCGCGCCCGTCTTCGCGAGAATGCGTCCCACATGCGTCTTCACCGTCGACTCCGCGACGTGCAGCCGCCCCGCGATCTCCGCATTCGTCCATCCCTGCCCGATGACCGTCAGGATTTCGCGCTCCCGCTCCGTCAGCGACGCCAGGCGCGGGTCCCGGGCTGGGGCGTCGGTGTCCGCACCCGTACGCGTCGGCAAGTGATCGGCGTATGCGTCGAGGAGGCGGCGGGTCAGGCTGGGGGACACGACCGCGTCTCCTGTGGCGACCGCGCGGATGCCGGAGAGGAGCTCCTCCGGGAGCGCGTCCTTGATGAGGAAGCCCGAGGCTCCCGCGCGCAGGCCCGCGTACGCGTATTCGTCCAGGTCGAACGTGGTGAGGATCAGAACCCGGGTGCGGTCGCCCGCCGCCACGATGCGGCGTGTGGCCTCGATGCCGTCCAGGCCCGGCATGCGGATGTCCATCAGGGCCACGTCCGGGTGGAGTTCGGCGGTCATGCGGACCGCCTCGCTGCCGTTGCCGGCCTCTCCCACCACCCTCATGTCGTCCTGGCTCTCCAGGAGCATGCGGAAGCCGAAGCGTTGCATCGGTTGGTCGTCGACGATGAGCACGGTCGTCACTGAGTGGATTCCTTGGGGATGTGGAGTTCTACCAGCCAGCCGCCTGGCGGCTTTCGCCGGGGGCCCGCCTCAAGTGTCCCGTCGTACAGGGCTGTTCGCTCGCGCATTCCCGTGATGCCTCTGCCGCTGGAGTCCGCGGTCGGCGGTCCGCCCACCCCCGTGTCCGTCACTGTCGCCCGCACCCCGTCATCGCCGTACGCGACGTCCACATAGGCCGTCGCCTCCGGACCCCCGTGCTTGAGGGTGTTCGTGAGGGCCTCCTGCACCACGCGGTAGACCGTGAGCTGACGGCCCGCCGGGAGAGAGTCAGGGCGGCCGCGCACCGTGCTGCGTACCGGAAGGCCCGCGGACCGTACCCCGTCGATGAGTTGGTCCAGGTCGGTGAGTGCGGGCTGGGGAGCGAGGGCTGCCGTCTCCGGAGCCTCCTCACGCAGTACGTCCAGAAGGCGGCGCAGCTCCG
Protein-coding sequences here:
- a CDS encoding response regulator, whose product is MTTVLIVDDQPMQRFGFRMLLESQDDMRVVGEAGNGSEAVRMTAELHPDVALMDIRMPGLDGIEATRRIVAAGDRTRVLILTTFDLDEYAYAGLRAGASGFLIKDALPEELLSGIRAVATGDAVVSPSLTRRLLDAYADHLPTRTGADTDAPARDPRLASLTEREREILTVIGQGWTNAEIAGRLHVAESTVKTHVGRILAKTGARDRVQAVILAYDTKLVSPE